The genomic segment CTCCATCCGCTCGGCTAAATCGCGCGCGAACTGAATCAGTGATTCGTTCGTGACGACCCATCCTTCTTGATGGTACTGATCGAGTTGCTCTGTTAAGCGACTCATGTTGATGCCTTTACGGTCTTGAACGAGTGATGTCGAAAGCTCGAACGTCGCGACAGTGGCCTGCGTTTTATCACCATCTTGGATGACGACAGGATGTTTGACGTTTGAAATACCGACTGCATCAAGTGCAAATAAGAAATTCTTTGGTGTATTTTGAAGATCAACCATTTTATCTTTTTCAGTAGGTTTTGTTCCTTTAACAGGGGGAACAGAACCGAAAAGCTTATGACGCTCTTCTTTTGTTGGTAGTGTAATCGGGTAGGTAGACATTTCAATTGGCCCCTTTGTCCTTTTGTATTTTATCAATAGTAATAACATGACAGGAATGCTAGAGACGAGCAACTCTGATGATTCCGCAAATGTGTTTGCACTATGTTGAACTGTTGATATGAATTTTATCATGAACTGCTAACAAAACGAAACTAGCAAGGCTCAGAATCAACAGTTTGCTAAACTCATCATAAGGGACACTTGCAAGTCTGTACTGAATCGGATAGTATATGTTCATATGAACGTGTAAATCTTTTTTTAGTTAATACCTTTGTGAAACTTATAAGATAGGAAGGAATGAAGTAGATGGATTGGCAGTTAGTACTTCAATATGCCTGGGTCGTCGTCGTTTTAATCGCACTCGAAGGACTACTTTCGGCAGATAATGCACTCGTCCTCGCCGTCATGGTAAAACACTTACCAGGCGAACAACAGAAAAAGGCTTTATTTTATGGATTGGCAGGAGCGTTCGTCCTCCGCTTCGCGGCATTGTTCGCGATTTCGTTCCTCGTTGATATTTGGCAGATTCAAGCACTTGGTGCGGCATACCTGCTCATCATGGGGCTACGGCATATTTATAAAACGGTCAAGGCGCGACGGCTCGGTGAAAACCATGGGGCAGACAGTGAGCTCGATCAAGAACCGGAATCGGATGAACCCGTCTCAAAAGCGGAGTTTTGGAAAACAGTCGTTAAAATCGAATTCGCTGATCTTGCATTCGCCGTCGATTCGATTCTCGCAGCGGTCGCCCTCGCCGTCGCATTACCTGACTGGGGGACAAATGAAATTGGTGGATTGAATGCTGGACATTTCGTCGTCATCCTGACAGGTGGTTTGATGGGGGTCGTCTTGATGCGTTTTGCAGCGCGTGTCTTCGTCAGACTACTCGCAGAACGTCCTGGACTTGAAACAGCGGCATTCGCAATCGTCGCTTGGGTCGGAGTCAAGCTCGCCGTTCTTGCCCTTGAGCACCCGAAATATCATGCATCAATCGAAGGAACAATCTTCGAAGCGATGAAGTTGCCGGAAGGCTTTGCTCACAGTACGCCATGGCAAGCGTTCTTCTGGACGGTCATGGTTGGTCTCGCAGTTTGGGGTTGGTTCTCTTCACCGAAAACAAAACCGAATCCAGATGCTGAGAAAAAAGTGGATCAACATCTTTAAGCGAAAGGCTCTCCAACTGGAGGGCCTTTTTTAGTGTGAACTCCGAAAAAAGGGGGAAGATAGAAACACAGGATTCAAGTCTTCCGTCTTTTTCTTTTCTGAATGTGGCATTATAATGAACCTAGTGAACAAAAAGGGGATTCGTTTTTATGGATATTGGATTAATTACGCAGTATGCGACGGTCGGGCTCGTCCTGATCATCTTACAAGGATTGCTGTCGGCTGATAATGCGATGGTCATGGCGGTACTCGTTCGTCCTTTACCGGATGATCAACGAAAAAAAGCGTTGTTTTACGGACTAATCGGGGCACTCGTCCTTCGTTTCATCGCGATTTTCTTTGCATCGTACTTAGCGACTGTTTGGGAGTTACAGGCACTTGGTGCAGCGTATCTCTTTTATGTCGCCTTTAAAGGAATTGTCGAAGCACGATCAAACAAACATCAAATACCGGATGCGATGACATCCAAAAAAGAATCGCCGAATTTTTGGTGGACGGTTGTCAAGGTCGAACTATCTGATTTAGCGTTTGCCGTCGATTCGACACTCGCGGCCGTTGCCATGGCGACGACATTACCGATGGTCGGCGGGATGATTGGTGGACTGAATACGGGACAATTTTGGGTCGTCTTCTTCAGTGGGATCATCGGACTTGTCATCATGCGATACTTCGCAAGCTGGTTTGTTGTTTTACTTCAAAAACGACCAGGGATTGAAGAAGCAGCGTTTTGGCTCGTCGCTTGGGTCGGAGTTAAGCTCGTCATCATGACGCTTGCACACCCAACCATTCATGTCTTACCGCACGAGTTTCCGGAAAGCACGCTCTGGCAGACGATTTTCTGGGTCGTTCTCGGACTGATTCTTGTCATCGGCTGGTTCAGAAGTGGTGTCAAAGAAGAAAAATAATACAAAAATTGGACAGGGTCACAACTCCTCTGTCCTTTTTGATTTTGGGGGAGATTTCATGCAAAACGGTAACTTTATTCGGATGCTGACACGGATGCAGAACGTACCACGTTGGGATGAGTATGCTCCGCGTTTTCAAGACAATGCTGCGAGCCATAGTTTTCGCGTCGCTCTATTTAGTTTAATGGCGAGCTATATCGAACAAGAGCAGCAACCGGTTGAAATCGATCGCCTGCGCTTATTAGGGAAAGCACTGTTTCACGATATGAACGAAGTGATCACCGGTCCAATCAAACACCGGACGAAAAAAGAGCCGACACTTCATGATCACATTCAGGCAATGGAGCAACAGGCGAGTGAGAAGCTCGTCGCTTTACTGTCGAAATCGCTTCAAACAGAATTTACAGACTATCTCGTCCATGCCGAAGATGACACGATTGAAGGGCAAATCGTTAAAGCGATTGATACGTTCGACGCGATGTTGTTCGCAAGACGGGAAGCACGGATGACGGCGTCACCGTTCTTTGAAGCAAAAACGCTTGAACTGAAAAACTATTTACTCGCACACCCGTTACATTCCATCCGTCGTTTGACGACATCCGTCTTTGCCGAAGACGAGATGGCACATTTCATTGACAATGCCTTGATGATGGATACGATCCGACGCTGGAAAGGCCGCTTCAATACGATTGATGACAATGACGCGACACATGCGTTTCGGGCGGCTTCACTCGGTCTGTTTAACGGTTTGATCGAGTCGAAAAAGTACGGGGTTACGATCGATACGGCTGAAGTCGTGTCGCGTTTGCTCTGTCACGATTTAGTCGAAGGGACGACAGGGGATGTCCTCGGGCCGGTCAAACATGCGACACCAATCACGGCAGCTGCCTTTGAGGCTTACGAACGGGCAGAAGGGGAGACGTTGATTGGATTATTACCTGACGTGATGCGAACGGAATTCCATCGTTTTCTCGTCGAAGCGAAAGATGATACGTATGAAGGACAGATGGTAGACGTCGTCGATAAGCTCGATGCGTTGATTAAAATGAACATGGAGCGCAAATTGAACGGAGTGGAGTATGAGACAGGCTACCGGGCGCAACTGAAGAAAGTCCAGACGGCGTACGAAAATCCATCTGTCGTCTTTTTCCTCGCCTACGTCTTGCACGACTTGGATTATGTAACGACTTAAGGAGGAAATCGGATGGCAGATGTTTCACTCGTAAAAACGAAACGGCTTACCTTGATTTTGATTTTAGGATCGCTGGCGTCTCTCGGTCCACTTTCGATTGACATGTATTTACCGGCTTTCCCTGATATGTCCCGATCGTTCGGGACGAGCGCGTCGATGATTCAATTGAGTTTGACGGCATGTATGCTTGGCATGGCACTCGGTCAATTGATTGTCGGACCGCTTAGCGATGTCCGTGGACGCAAACGTCCATTGATGCTCGCACTTGTCGCGTATCTCCTCGCTTCGCTGGCGTGCGCGTTTGCTCCGACGATCGAGGTGTTGATTGCACTTCGTTTTGTGCAAGGAGCGGCTGGTGCTTCCGGCATCGTCATCTCGCGTGCGATCGTCCGTGATTTGTTTGAAGGACCGGAACTAACAAAGTTCTTTGCTGCTTTATCTCTCGTCAACGGGACGGCTCCGATTTTAGCACCAGTCATCGGTGGACAAATTTTACGGTTCGGTGATTGGCATGTGGTGTTTTATTTACTGGCTATCTTAAGTACGATCATGCTGCTTGCCGTTGCTTTCCGGCTACCGGAAACACTGCCGGTGCATCACCGGGTCGAAGGAAACCTCGCGACGACGGTTCGGACGTTCGGTCGTTTATTAACAGACCGTGTGTTCATCGGTTACGCCTTTGCCCAAGCGTTCGTCATGGGGGCGATGTTCGCCTATATCTCCGGTTCGCCGTTCGTTTTACAAAACATTTACGGTGCGAGTCCGCAACAGTTTAGTTTCCTGTTCGGTCTGAACGGGATTGGAATCATCATCGCGGCTCAAATCGCCGGACGACTCGCCGGTCGCGTCGATAGTGAAAAATTGATGCGGATTGCCTTAATGATTGTTGCGACGGCAAGCATCTTGTTGTTCCTCGGCCTGACCGTATCCGATGCTTTAATTTTTGTCATGATTCCATTATTCTTTGTCGTCTCGAGCGTCGGTCTGATTTCGACGCTTGGTTTTACACTTGCGATGCAAAACTACGGGAAGACGGCAGGGAGTGCATCTGCTTTGCTCGGTCTCTTGCCGATGCTCGTCGGCTCGCTCGTTTCACCACTCGTCGGAATCATGGGCGAGGACTCGGCTTTACCGATGGGGTT from the Exiguobacterium oxidotolerans JCM 12280 genome contains:
- a CDS encoding TerC family protein, coding for MDWQLVLQYAWVVVVLIALEGLLSADNALVLAVMVKHLPGEQQKKALFYGLAGAFVLRFAALFAISFLVDIWQIQALGAAYLLIMGLRHIYKTVKARRLGENHGADSELDQEPESDEPVSKAEFWKTVVKIEFADLAFAVDSILAAVALAVALPDWGTNEIGGLNAGHFVVILTGGLMGVVLMRFAARVFVRLLAERPGLETAAFAIVAWVGVKLAVLALEHPKYHASIEGTIFEAMKLPEGFAHSTPWQAFFWTVMVGLAVWGWFSSPKTKPNPDAEKKVDQHL
- a CDS encoding TerC family protein → MDIGLITQYATVGLVLIILQGLLSADNAMVMAVLVRPLPDDQRKKALFYGLIGALVLRFIAIFFASYLATVWELQALGAAYLFYVAFKGIVEARSNKHQIPDAMTSKKESPNFWWTVVKVELSDLAFAVDSTLAAVAMATTLPMVGGMIGGLNTGQFWVVFFSGIIGLVIMRYFASWFVVLLQKRPGIEEAAFWLVAWVGVKLVIMTLAHPTIHVLPHEFPESTLWQTIFWVVLGLILVIGWFRSGVKEEK
- a CDS encoding YfbR-like 5'-deoxynucleotidase — translated: MQNGNFIRMLTRMQNVPRWDEYAPRFQDNAASHSFRVALFSLMASYIEQEQQPVEIDRLRLLGKALFHDMNEVITGPIKHRTKKEPTLHDHIQAMEQQASEKLVALLSKSLQTEFTDYLVHAEDDTIEGQIVKAIDTFDAMLFARREARMTASPFFEAKTLELKNYLLAHPLHSIRRLTTSVFAEDEMAHFIDNALMMDTIRRWKGRFNTIDDNDATHAFRAASLGLFNGLIESKKYGVTIDTAEVVSRLLCHDLVEGTTGDVLGPVKHATPITAAAFEAYERAEGETLIGLLPDVMRTEFHRFLVEAKDDTYEGQMVDVVDKLDALIKMNMERKLNGVEYETGYRAQLKKVQTAYENPSVVFFLAYVLHDLDYVTT
- a CDS encoding multidrug effflux MFS transporter, with the translated sequence MADVSLVKTKRLTLILILGSLASLGPLSIDMYLPAFPDMSRSFGTSASMIQLSLTACMLGMALGQLIVGPLSDVRGRKRPLMLALVAYLLASLACAFAPTIEVLIALRFVQGAAGASGIVISRAIVRDLFEGPELTKFFAALSLVNGTAPILAPVIGGQILRFGDWHVVFYLLAILSTIMLLAVAFRLPETLPVHHRVEGNLATTVRTFGRLLTDRVFIGYAFAQAFVMGAMFAYISGSPFVLQNIYGASPQQFSFLFGLNGIGIIIAAQIAGRLAGRVDSEKLMRIALMIVATASILLFLGLTVSDALIFVMIPLFFVVSSVGLISTLGFTLAMQNYGKTAGSASALLGLLPMLVGSLVSPLVGIMGEDSALPMGLIIMTLDCAALVIYYVLIVKRKK